A genomic region of Devosia ginsengisoli contains the following coding sequences:
- the rimP gene encoding ribosome maturation factor RimP: MSFDLTEKRYIKETGLEARISRIVEPVANGLGFSLVRVKITQENGMTLQIMAEDENGRFTIVNCETLSKDLSPVLDVEDPIDREYHLEVSSPGIDRPLVRKRDFESYIGHEAKIELADMINGRKRFRGFIKSVDDEAVTITLPDAPGGTDPDHRLLLSTLAEAKLVMTDALMEKARLDQEAHPIDDEDTETVEYQDSEDSQEIH; encoded by the coding sequence ATGAGCTTCGATCTCACCGAAAAACGCTACATCAAGGAAACGGGCCTGGAAGCCCGGATTTCCCGTATCGTCGAGCCGGTGGCCAATGGCCTGGGCTTTTCCCTGGTGCGGGTGAAGATCACCCAGGAAAACGGCATGACGCTGCAGATCATGGCCGAGGACGAGAACGGGCGCTTCACCATCGTCAATTGCGAGACGCTGTCGAAGGACCTCTCGCCGGTGCTTGACGTGGAAGACCCGATCGACCGCGAATATCACCTTGAAGTCTCCTCGCCCGGCATCGACCGGCCGCTGGTGCGCAAGCGCGATTTCGAGAGCTATATCGGCCATGAGGCCAAGATCGAGCTGGCCGACATGATCAATGGCCGCAAACGCTTCCGCGGCTTCATCAAGAGCGTGGACGACGAGGCGGTGACCATCACCCTGCCCGACGCGCCCGGCGGCACCGATCCCGACCATCGCCTGCTCCTCTCCACCCTGGCCGAGGCCAAGCTGGTGATGACCGATGCGCTGATGGAAAAGGCCCGGCTGGACCAGGAAGCCCATCCCATCGACGACGAAGATACCGAAACCGTCGAATACCAAGATTCTGAAGACTCCCAGGAGATCCACTAA
- a CDS encoding FAD-binding oxidoreductase, with translation MPTRVQILKTEMVTHNVRHYRVEKPKNFHFGPGQATEVSIDKPDWADKKRPFTFTSLNDEPTLEFTIKSYRDHAGVTNALWGCEAGDHLLLRDVWGTIQYKGPGTFIAGGAGVTPFIAILRSLNAKGGLQGNRLIVSNREEKDIILRDEFEAMDGLETLWTVTNDPKSSLLQERIDTAFLKKHIADFNQHFYLCGPDAMVADLRAALEELGADVASVTWEK, from the coding sequence ATGCCCACGCGCGTCCAGATTCTGAAGACCGAAATGGTCACCCATAATGTCCGCCATTATCGCGTCGAAAAGCCGAAGAATTTTCATTTCGGCCCCGGACAGGCCACCGAAGTCAGCATCGACAAGCCGGACTGGGCGGACAAGAAGCGGCCTTTCACCTTCACCTCGCTCAATGACGAGCCGACGCTGGAATTCACCATCAAGAGCTATCGCGACCATGCGGGCGTAACCAATGCGCTCTGGGGCTGCGAAGCGGGCGACCACCTGCTGCTGCGCGATGTGTGGGGCACGATCCAGTACAAGGGGCCGGGCACGTTCATTGCCGGGGGTGCGGGCGTTACGCCCTTCATCGCTATTCTGCGCAGCCTCAATGCCAAGGGCGGATTGCAGGGCAATCGGCTGATCGTTTCCAACAGAGAAGAAAAAGACATCATCCTGCGCGACGAATTCGAGGCGATGGACGGGCTCGAGACGCTGTGGACCGTCACCAATGATCCCAAGTCCTCGCTGCTGCAGGAGCGGATCGATACGGCATTCCTCAAGAAGCATATCGCCGACTTCAACCAGCACTTCTATCTCTGCGGGCCGGACGCCATGGTGGCGGACCTGCGGGCAGCGCTGGAAGAGCTGGGCGCCGACGTGGCCAGCGTGACCTGGGAGAAATAG